ggtggccgagcccaaAAGAATCTGTCGGTTGCCAAACCTTGAAGGGAGCTGAGCCCGAAAGGAATTCAGGCTAGGCGACATAGTCCGCGGGGCCACCCCAAATAGTGGCCGAGCTTGGCGTAGATCTTCTCCGTCGCTGGAGGTAAGGCAAAAGTAGAGCCGACGACTAGCATgcctgtaacgaccctaattttggtcttaatttttttaacgaaaaaaaaaaagttaattaattaaattaacaagtttactcaattaattattttataattaGTTTCATTAGTTACTTAAATTTCATAAAAAATCAGTGACCActttttgttcaatatatactCATACGCAtacatataaataattttttttttcctacccAAACCTAACACTACATACCCATCCCAAAATTTTAGGAACCATgtttctcccctctctctctctctctctcccctttggcCGAACCACCTCTATATCCTACCTTCCCATTTACTCCAATAACTGCCcaccaccccactctctcctcATTCTCCACTCCCTCCTATACAAGCCTTCCTGACCTCCGAAATtcagaaaacattttacaccaCCACTGCTGTAAATAggtagaaaaagaaagagaggagagccagagataagttttcaaaaagaaatgtGGTTCAGAGGGAAAATGTAAAAGTGGGTTTTCGATCCTACACTTATCCGAGCGTCCATTTCGACTGCCCATCTTCTAGCACGACCCTAAGGACCTCCGAACCAATTCTCAATTATCCGAAGTCAACCCGGCGTCCTGTTGCTCCGTCGTCTTCTCCGATTCTTTCGTAGCTGTCCGAAACCGTCCAAACCAGTTACCCGCTTTTTCGACCGAAACCAAGGTAGGATAATCGCTTccctactttctcctaagtatattaagtccTATCATTGTGTATTTGATGAGTTATAACCTTAAAAATGGAGCCTTTGCATCAAAACCCATTAAACCAACTCATGCTCTGTTTCTCGGAAAAACGGACGAGGCTGTCCAGAACCTTTGGGTGTTTTAAATGATGTTATTACAGTTTAGTCCTTGTATTATCTATTCATGTGATTTTAACCATAGAAGGATTCATTACTTCAAATGTTAATTTCTGTTTCACTTTACTGTTGCATTGTCGTGTTCTGCTTGTATTAACTTTGAATGTTATATAAGATAAATACATGGtaggattattttattttggaatgtatagattttatttgaatGTTAGCAATAACATAAGTAGTAGCTAAGtcctaaaaagaaaagaaaagaaaagaaaagataatgaTTGTATTCACGTTAAACTAAAATCGTTTATACTTAATGAGACTACTACTAACCTAATAAAGCTGAGAGATAGGGGGAAGAAGCAGAATactcttgacaaaaaaaaaaaaaaaagaactaattattattattatttttaaataaataggaGTAGTAATAattaatagattttttttaagtGAAACAATATATTAGTGAGTTAAGCACTAGAAAGCTAACAAAGTACACATATACTGGTGTATCCTTTCTGAAGTTTGAAGATCAAAAAGTATAACATACTAAAGTCACTTAAGTAAATCAAGTTAACCCTTTTAACGGATTAGGTATTGTCacgtacatttttttttgtttttcttggcaTCGGCCCAATCCTAACATCTACATGTTTAATTATTTTGCACTTATAAATTGCTTTGCTTGtgtttttattgaaatgtatcatgTTGGATTCAGTTGTTGTTGGTGATATATGATTGGACATGCTAGTCGGACTTAGGttcactgggtggttacgagtagtaaCTCACGTAGACggtgttaagtaaatggaaactGATAAAGTGTTAAGGTGTGAgattgtggattgtgatttgagccatgactatggcaagggtaaccaatggggccctgtgttgaaatgggtaaccaatggggcccagtGTTGAGAGATGTTATGACGCTAATGTATAATGCGTCATGGGAAAATTCACTTCTTTTGTTCAAGAGGgaataggtcccatgagacggttatagttagtggtaggtgatgtccgaccctaatgtacgatgcgtcatgggatgactcgatcctcctgttatggtcttaagtgagaacatgctagatATATAATTTAGGTGAACTCACCTAGAATcctggtacaggataagcaataggaagggtggacccatgagacggttgtagttagtggatgtgggaggaaaaggatctcgtggagagaatccttagatatcatgtaagttgatggatagtaaagaaaaagaatgatgtgctattattctaTACCTTCTGTATGTTGTCAATTTTTATATCGTCGAACTGCTAACTGTAGAATAAGGGGTTAGTGGGGTtgggattatctactgagtttcaaaacttattATGGTGCCGTTGGGCTGACGTTTtatgccaggtaatcaagagaccGAAGAGCAGGTTCATCTTCAAGATGATCAGTATcagggtgaggacctcccagctgaggaaggggagtttgtcgagccttggataccctacccttagaagctctgttaatttaaagtattgttatttgaatttccaaaagtgttatcacatttgtcaaactctgtttttatttcattgggttgtaagacaattaagttatttttgaattcggtatttgagattttcgctgctaaacttgtttaataaattttttttaatcagattaatggattattaaatcaattagaaatgatttaattaacgtgtccgaaattcggggcgttacaatttggtatcaaagcttaggttcaaaccctccgaccttgggtagattgggtagaacGTCATACTAAGAGAATATCTTGAAGtgttaatcaaatttttttttttaaatttgtaataTGCGCTATTTAACCCTAAATCTAATTATAGCTATTCTTTGTAGATGGACCCAGTATACCGTGCACAACTAGCTGATGAGTGGACGAGGCTGCGAGACCTTCTAGGATGCATAGGgcctaacttttcattcgaggaTCCGTATGTTCCAACAGATTTCCCTCTCCTTTATGCTCAGTACCAATGGTGTACAGCTAATTTGTTTTGCCGAAGGAGGGTACATCATTCACAAGATTGGGGTCCGCAAAGGGTAGTCGctaatgagagagagattttgaggGTCTTGAGGTCAATACCAGGATTTCGTATGGAAGACGATCCTTACTATGCATATTACACCGATCCTAACAATGCCCCTCCTCAAGTCACTGCTGTCCCAGCCCCTGTCACCCATGAAATTCAAGAGACACCCCCAGAATATGttagtgaagaagaagaagaccctGAGGAACCGCCATTCCTGGAGGAAGATCAAAACATGGAGAACTCTGCTGAGGAAGATGAGGCTGATGAGgacatggaagaagaagaggacaaTGAAGGTTGGCTGTCTCCCAATGAGGAGGACGATGACAATTGGTTGGTCCCAATCGATGCACCAATCAATTGGGAAGATGAACTACAATGGAGGCTAATGCACCCGGAGCCAATAGTACCGataccgccaccaccaccaccagccccAGAGGAGGAAGATCTGGAGAGTGAAGTTGATGATCTTGAGCCCCCAGTTTTTGCCACTAACACTTATGTGTTTGTGGAATTAGCTCCGCTGTACCCTTGTCCCTGGAAACGCAAGGCACAACCATTTTACTTAGGACCAATACGAGTCTTATCTCCTCGCCAACAGGATTACTATCGAGTAGCAGTACCACCGGGATTTGCGGAGCATTACTCGGAGTATTTCCTACACACACTTGTTACTAATCGTCGTCCGAGAGATGACAGCCGCATCGTACCTGCAGGGGTGGACTATAATGATCACCGAGAATACGTCGAAACACCGATCCACATGCAGAATGTAGTTGGTCCCAATGAACATCAGAACGACCCGCAGTGGACTGTGACTTGGGAGTGCTACGGTGTTACCGAGCAAACTATGGAGCCTAAGAGTATGATGAGAAGGCACTATCCGAATTTTTTCGACGACTAGATGAGGAGAAATTAGGGTAGTTTTGAGGGTTAGTAAGGAGAATGAAGTCTTGAACTATTGAGTAGGGTGACATAGTAGTCTgactttctttatttgtttattgttcTTTCTAGACAGTAATATTGTTTCCTTTTCGtcatgttttaaattttttttttattttagctgGTAGTAGGACCCATGTACTTCATTCCagtattataaataaataaataaaattgactTCTGTCACATCGGTGTTATTACATTCGTCGCTTTATAATGCTCACTAAGTATGAAAACAGAAAATcccctaacaaaaaaacaaaaaaaaaatttcttatataaatatttatatatagatgGTGGAAACACGACACGGGACCCACACGAACGATGGACAAAATGGCAGACCACAACCAAATGGGCAAGGAGGACAGCCAGACTTAATTCAACTGATGCAAGcatttgttgctgctgctgctgccaaCCCTCAACagccacaacaacaacaacgtgGACCTCTAATTAGGAGTAGAGATCAACTTCTGGATGCATTCTGCAAACGTCGCCCTCCGATCTTTTATGGGGAAGCAAACCCTAGTGCTGCAGAAGCATGGATCAAACAAATCTCCAAATACCTGGAAGTACTTAATGTGACCAATGCGGGTGATCGCATTGCCTTAGCAACATTTCAGATGCAAGGGGAAGCAGATCATTGGTGGGATTTGATTAAGACCACTCATAATTTGACAACTATGACCTGGCGGATGTTTGAAAACCTTTTCCTCGAAAAATACTTCCCAGCACCTGTGAAGCAAGCCATGGCCCAGGAATTTATGGACTTGAAGCAGCGTACTCTGACAGTAACCCAGTATGCTGCCCGTTTTGAAGAACTCGCACGTCATGCTACTACCATAGTACCCACCGATGATGCAAAGGCAAGGAAGTTCGAATGGGGTCTGTCCCACTCTATTCGTACTAGTGTGGTTTCTCATGAGTACCCCACCTATGCACAGGTGGTGAGATGTGCACTTATGATGGAACGCGAGAAATCTGATTCAAGGTCAACCTGGGAGGCGCAAAAGAAGAATGGCCCATCTGTTGGAGGACCAATCCGAACAAACCACAACAAGACTGTTGTCGCTCAAACACCCTATTACCAGAACAACCCTCGCCCTCTTCAGCAAATCCCTCAAACCTGGAAGAACTCCAACGTTAatccaaatcaaaaccaaaattcaCCTCAGGCATCTTATAATCGCAGGTGTTTCAACTGCAACCAAGAGGGCCATTTCAGGAACAATTGCCCAAAGCTTGTTGGATCTGGAAATTTTGGGCAAGGGAGACAGCAACAATTTCAGGCTCGGCCGTCAGGATTTGGGAACCAGAATCCGGTTAATCCGAACCAGCAGAAGATCGGATGGAATCAGCAACAATCTCGTCCTTTTCAGAACAATGTAGGTGGACAGAACAAGCCAACAGGAGGCAGAGTCTTTGCTCTGCAAGGCACTGAGCAAGATACTGAGGATAAGTATGACCCGTCGGTGATACAAGGTACTCTTATACTATATAGCACTTGTGTTCAAGCACTATTTGATTCAGGAGCTTCGCACTCTTTCATATCTACTACATGTGTCTCTACTCTTGGACTAGAAACAGAACCTCTAGGGACGACAATGCATGTAACCTCACCCTTAGGCGGTAAAATTTCTGTGGGATTAATCTGTAAAGGGTGCGAATTAGAAGTATCTAACCTGAGATTAACTGTCGACCTAAGAGTAATCGACATGATGGACTTTGATGTCATACttggaatggattggctatccgCGCATCGTGCTATCGTAGATTGCCATCGAAAGATAGTGACAGCATATTCACCAGACGGTACGTGCTtcaaatttaagggggatagacaagacCCTTCCGCTATAACCATGCACCGATCGAggtggcatgataagctttctggGTGGCTAGCGAGCCTCAAGCTAGAGGAGACAGATCGTATGGAACTTGGTCTTCCTCACATTGTGTGTGAGTACGAGGACGTGTTTCCCGAGGAATTACTTGGACTACCGCCACATCGAGACTTGGATTTCACGATCGAGTTGCAACCAGGTACGGCACCAATATCCATGGCACCATATAGGATGGCACCAGCGGAACTACGAGAGTTGAAAACTCAGCTGCAAGAATTGATGGACAAAGGTTTTATCCGACCCAGTACATCACCGTGGGGAGCCCCTGCTTTAtttgtcaaaaagaaagaaggaacactcAGACTCTGCATCGACTATCGCCAACTCAATAGAGTCACAATCAAGAATCGTTATCCCTTACCTAGAATcgatgacttgtttgatcaactgAGAGGATCAACTTGCTTTTCAAAGATCGATCTACGGTCTGGATACCATCAGCTGCGAGTTAGAGACAGTGACATACCCAAGACGGCTTTTCGAACCCGTTATGGCCACTATGAATTTGTggtgatgccatttgggctaacCAACGCTCCTGCCGTTTTCATGTGTCTAATGAACAAAATTTTCACGCCGTACTTGGACAAatttgtggtagtgttcattGACGATATTTTGGTGTACTCGCCAACTGAGAAAGAACACGAGGAGCATTTGAGAATCGTACTGCAAGTACTTCGGGATAATCAATTATACGCAAAGGCTAGCAAATGCGAATTTTGGATGACAGAAGTCAAATTCCTAGGACACGTGGTGTCAGAGAAAGGAATCTCTGTGGATAACAGCAAAGTAGAAGCTGTCATGGACTGGAAACGACCATCAACAGTGTTTGAGATTAGGAGTTTCTTAGGATTAGCTGGCTACTATAGAAGGTTTATTCAAGATTTCTCAATTTTGGGGAAACCAATGACGCGACTTACCCAGAAAGGGGTCAAGTTTGAATGGAACGAAGCATGTGAGAAATCATTCCAAGAGCTCAAGAAGAGATTAACCAGCGCTCCCATATTAATCATTCCCGAGCGGAACGTGGGATATGCAGTGTACTGTGACGCATCCAAAGATGGATTGGGAGCTGTGctcatgcaaaatggaaaggtCATCGCTTATGGATCCCGACAACTAAGGCCGCATGAGAAGAATTATCCGactcatgatttggaattggcAGCAGTAGTATTTGCCCTTAAGTCCTGGCGTTACTATCTGTACGGAGAACAGTTCGAAGTGTTCACtgatcacaaaagtttgaagtatctattcactcagaaggagctgaatatgaggcaaaGGAGGTGGATGGAATACATGGAGGACTACAGTTTCACGTTGTCTTATCACCCTGGGAAGGCCAATGTAGTTGCTGACGCTCTCAATCGCAAAACTCGAGGACAGGTGGCAAGTATGGCCATCAGAGAATGGAAAATGATGGAAGCCATTAATGAGTTCAAACTTCAACCAACCGTAAGAGCAGAAGGAGCTTgcctttttgctttgtttgccaCACCCGCTTTACATCGAGAAATTTTGTTGGCCCAAACCTTTGACCAAGAGTGTGATTTCATCAGATACCAACTGTCAACTGGAAACGCATCAGTCGGATGGGCAATTCACTCCGACAAGAGTCTCCGTTTCCAAGAACGAATTTTTGTACCTGATATTGGTACACTTCGAGAAGCCGTACTGAAGGAGTTTCACCATTCTAACTTCGCCGTACATCCAGGAAGTACGAAGATGTACCAAGATCTCCATCGTCAATATTGGTGGAGCGGAATCAAGAAGGATGTAGCAGCTTATGTATCCACGTGTCTCACTTGTCAGCAAGTtaaagccgaacaccagaaaCCTGGAGGAACActtcaacccttacctatacctgattggaagtgggagcacatcacTATGGACTTCGTCACAGGATTACCTCGGTCACCTAAATCCAACACTGCCATTTGGGTAATTGTTGACCGATTGACCAAGTCAGCGCACTTCCTCCCTGTACGCATGACAGATACCATGGAATCGTTCAGCAGACTCTACATTCAAGAGATTGTACGACTACATGGGGTACCGGTATCAATTGTATCCGACCGCGACCCGCGTTTCACATCAAAATTCTGGCAGAGTctgcagaaagcattgggaacagaCCTTCGTTTGAGTACAGCCTTCCACCCACAAACGGATGGACAAACCGAAAGGACGATTCAGACCCTAGAGGATATGCTCCGTGCCTGTACCTTGGATTTAGGTGGAAATTGGGAACGTCACTTGTCGTTGGTCGAATTCGCttacaacaatagctatcaagcCAGTATCGAGATGGCTCCGTACGAAGCCCTATATGGACGACCATGCCGATCCCCTATCTGTTGGACCGAGCTGGGAGAGTCAAGCCTTTTGGGACCAGAACTTGTTAGGGAGACAACAGAAAAAGTCAAAATCATCCGCCAACGACTTTTGACCGCTCAGAGCCGACAGAAAAGCTACGCCGACAAGAGGACCAGACCATTGTCCTTTCAAGCTGGAGAGCATGTATTTGTTAAAATCAATCCACGACGAGGAGTTTTCCGATTTGGAAAGAAGGGGAAGCTATCACCTCGGTATATCGGACcatttgagattttggagaagatTGGAGAAGTCGCCTACCGCCTAGCCCTGCCACCACAGATTGACAGAGTTCACAACGTTTTTCATGTGTCTATGCTTCGCAAATATATGTCACACCCCTCCCACATACTCAATTGGAAGGAGATCACACTTAACAAAGACACGACTTTCGATGAACAACCCGTCGAGATCCAAGATTATAGTGAGAAGAATATTCGTGGTAAGACGATCAAACTTGTCAGGATCTTATGGCGACATCAAGATATAGAGGAGTCAACTTGGGAGCGAGCTGATGCTATGCGCACCAACTACCCGTATCTGTTTCCTCCAGAAGGTACActttaatttcgaggacgaaattattttaagggggataggctgtaacgaccctaattttggtCTTAActtttttaacgaaaaaaaaaagttaattaattaaattaacaagtttactcaattaattattttataattaGTTTCATTAGTTACTTAAATTTCATAAAAAATCAGTGACCActttttgttcaatatatactCATACGCAtacatataaataatttttttttttccctacccAAACCTAACACTACATACCCATCCCAAAATTTTAGGAACCATgtttctcccctctctctctctctctctcccctttggcCGAACCACCTCTATATCCTACCTTCCCATTTACTCCAATAACTGCCcaccaccccactctctcctcATTCTCCACTCCCTCCTATACAAGCCTTCCTGACCTCCGAAATtcagaaaacattttacaccaCCACTGCTGTAAATAggtagaaaaagaaagagaggaaagccagagataagttttcaaaaagaaatgtGGTTCAGAGGGAGAATGTAAAAGTGGGTTTTCGATCCTACACTTATCCGAGCGTCCATTTCGACTGCCCATCTTCTAGCACGACCCTAAGGACCTCCGAACCAATTCTCAATTATCCGAAGTCAACCCGGCGTCCTGTTGCTCCGTCGTCTTCTCCGATTCTTTCGTAGCTGTCCGAAACCGTCCAAACCAGTTACCCGCTTTTTCGACCGAAACCAAGGTAGGATAATCGCTTccctactttctcctaagtatattaagtccTATCATTGTGTATTTGATGAGTTATAACCTTAAAAATGGAGCCTTTGCATCAAAACCCATTAAACCAACTCATGCTCTGTTTCTCGGAAAAACGGACGAGGCTGTCCAGAACCTTTGGGTGTTTTAAATGATGTTATTACAGTTTAGTCCTTGTATTATCTATTCATGTGATTTTAACCATAGAAGGATTCATTACTTCAAATGTTAATTTCTGTTTCACTTTACTGTTGCATTGTCGTGTTCTGCTTGTATTAACTTTGAATGTTATATAAGATAAATACATGGtaggattattttattttggaatgtatagattttatttgaatGTTAGCAATAACATAAGTAGTAGCTAAGtcctaaaaagaaaagaaaagaaaagaaaagataatgaTTGTATTCAAGTTAAACTAAAATCGTTTATACTTAATGAGACTACTACTAACCTAATAAAGCTGAGAGATAGGGGGAAGAAGCAGAATactcttgacaaaaaaaaaaaaaaaaagaactaattattattattatttttaaataaataggaGTAGTAATAattaatagattttttttaagtGAAACAATATATTAGTGAGTTAAGCACTAGAAAGCTAACAAAGTACACATATACTGGTGTATCCTTTCTGAAGTTTGAAGATCAAAAAGTATAACATACTAAAGTCACTTAAGTAAATCAAGTTAACCCTTTTAACGGATTAGGTATTGTCacgtacatttttttttgtttttcttggcaTCGGCCCAATCCTAACATCTACATGTTTAATTATTTTGCACTTATAAATTGCTTTGCTTGtgtttttattgaaatgtatcatgTTGGATTCAGTTGTTGTTGGTGATATATGATTGGACATGCTAGTCGGACTTAGGttcactgggtggttacgagtagtaaCTCACGTAGACggtgttaagtaaatggaaactGATAAAGTGTTAAGGTGTGAgattgtggattgtgatttgagccatgactatggcaagggtaaccaatggggccctgtgttgaaatgggtaaccaatggggcccagtGTTGAGAGATGTTATGACGCTAATGTATAATGCGTCATGGGAAAATTCACTTCTTTTGTTCAAGAGGgaataggtcccatgagacggttatagttagtggtaggtgatgtccgaccctaatgtacgatgcgtcatgggatgactcgatcctcctgttatggtcttaagtgagaacatgctagatATATAATTTAGGTGAACTCACCTAGGATcctggtacaggataagcaagaggaagggtggacccatgagacggttgtagttagtggatgtgggaggaaaaggatctcgtggagagaatccttagatatcatgtaagttgatggatagtaaagaaaaagaatgatgtgctattattctgtAACTTCTGTATGTTGTCAATTTTTATATCGTCGAACTGCTAACTGTAGAATAAGGGGTTAGTGGGGTtgggattatctactgagtttcaaaactcattatggtGCCGTTGGGCTGACGTTTtatgccaggtaatcaagagaccGAAGAGCAGGTTCATCTTCAAGATGATCAGTATcagggtgaggacctcccagctgaggaaggggagtttgtcgagccttggataccctacccttagaagctctgttaatttaaagtattgttatttgaatttccaaaagtgttatcacatttgtcaaactctgtttttatttcattgggttgtaagacaattaagttatttttgaattcggtatttgagattttcgctgctaaacttgtttaataaattttatttatttttaatcagaTTAAtggattattaaatcaattagaaatgatttaattaacatgtccgaaattcggggcgttacaatgcCTCGGCTAAGGCCGAGCCCAGATGGAGTGGGTTAGCTGTCCTTCGCAGAGGAGTAGAAGTGGTCCATGGTGGAACCACAATTGAGCTCGGTCTGCTACACGGTGGCACGTCTGCCATAATCCTATATACCCCAGGAATGgtgtcccacacaccatgctcccaactACCGTTAATTAGGCGGCATGGCTTACGACATGATTTGGCTCACACACAAACTTTCGGCGGTATAATCAACATCCAACCAACATGCATAACACTAGCTAAATCTCAAATAGCATGatacacaaccaccaccatgtAATACCTTATTgaacataaccatatcaaacacactcacctttgtgaCAACCGAAGTATGCCAAACTAAGGTTTCGGCACCTCCCGATTGACTGGCTCTTTACCTAGTTACAAGTTAACTCATATTAGTTACAAATTCAACAAATACTCGGCACAAGGTTATAAAGCTAACAAGAAACCAAACAATGTCTAACGGATACAAATATGTCAAAGTCAATACCTAGAAGTATCCCACAATAAGTGTGAAACTCAAACACCACCCAATTCTCCAAAAAGATAACATATTCCACAACTAATCTGTCTTAGAACGATCATAACATTTAATAGGTTTAGAACTAGTTCACAAGACCACCACCGTTAGAAAGTACACTTCCGGtacataaattttgatataaGTTTGCCCAACATAGAGTCCAGACGACAAAGTTATGCTCGTCCGAAGTTACACACACAACTGTCCAAAATTACAGATTTTGCACGTCCaccaatttcaaaccaaaaactgatttaacctaTAACAAAACAAGCCACAAACCCTACATATTCCGAAAGGTATACAAGTCtagtttccaaatcaaaaatcggTGCGCAAacccgatacccgagctaaaagatatgatTGTTTTTACCAAGACGTGTCGGTGCCGCAAATACAAAATCCAGCACAATCACACCAACTTGTAAATTCCGCCAAACCtagaatatgcatctaataaatcccaaatttggtacacaccattatcactcatcaaagttcatccctgattttttccagatttttc
This DNA window, taken from Rhododendron vialii isolate Sample 1 chromosome 8a, ASM3025357v1, encodes the following:
- the LOC131298630 gene encoding uncharacterized protein LOC131298630, producing the protein MVETRHGTHTNDGQNGRPQPNGQGGQPDLIQLMQAFVAAAAANPQQPQQQQRGPLIRSRDQLLDAFCKRRPPIFYGEANPSAAEAWIKQISKYLEVLNVTNAGDRIALATFQMQGEADHWWDLIKTTHNLTTMTWRMFENLFLEKYFPAPVKQAMAQEFMDLKQRTLTVTQYAARFEELARHATTIVPTDDAKARKFEWGLSHSIRTSVVSHEYPTYAQVVRCALMMEREKSDSRSTWEAQKKNGPSVGGPIRTNHNKTVVAQTPYYQNNPRPLQQIPQTWKNSNVNPNQNQNSPQASYNRRCFNCNQEGHFRNNCPKLVGSGNFGQGRQQQFQARPSGFGNQNPVNPNQQKIGWNQQQSRPFQNNVGGQNKPTGGRVFALQGTEQDTEDKYDPSVIQGTLILYSTCVQALFDSGASHSFISTTCVSTLGLETEPLGTTMHVTSPLGGKISVGLICKGCELEVSNLRLTVDLRVIDMMDFDVILGMDWLSAHRAIVDCHRKIVTAYSPDGTCFKFKGDRQDPSAITMHRSRWHDKLSGWLASLKLEETDRMELGLPHIVCEYEDVFPEELLGLPPHRDLDFTIELQPGTAPISMAPYRMAPAELRELKTQLQELMDKGFIRPSTSPWGAPALFVKKKEGTLRLCIDYRQLNRVTIKNRYPLPRIDDLFDQLRGSTCFSKIDLRSGYHQLRVRDSDIPKTAFRTRYGHYEFVVMPFGLTNAPAVFMCLMNKIFTPYLDKFVVVFIDDILVYSPTEKEHEEHLRIVLQVLRDNQLYAKASKCEFWMTEVKFLGHVVSEKGISVDNSKVEAVMDWKRPSTVFEIRSFLGLAGYYRRFIQDFSILGKPMTRLTQKGVNVL